GAAAAGTTTACCAACACCAAATTCTTTGGGGAGTAACGATGGTGGCAAGAGGAACATCCCAAGCTTCGGTTGGTAATTGTTCCACTAACTGACAATGGTGAGCCAACCCAATTGCACTCGGTCCTTTGTTGTTATGACGCCAAGGCTGCAATGTGCGGTCGTAATAACCCCCGCCCATGCCGAGTCGTTGCCCAGTTCGGTCAAACGCAACAAGGGGAGTAAAGATGATATCAAGTTCTGCGACCGGGCATATTTGGGTCTTATCTAGTTTGGGTTCTCGTATTTGGTAGCGATTGTGCACCAGTGGTGTCTCCGAGTGATAACGGAGAAACAACAAATGTCCTTTTGAGAAGGGATGGATCACAGGCAGATATGTTTCGATGCCGTTATCCCAAAACCAGTTTATCGCTGGTGTGACATCCAGCTCACCATCAGCCGCGAGATAAAGAGCAACGCGCTTCGCTTTTGCAATGCCATCAAGGTTAGCCAATTGCACAACTAAATCCTGTGCTGCCTGCTGTTGTTCATCGTAAGAGAGAGATTGTCTTTGTTGACGAATAAGCTGACGGAGAGATTGTCGCTGTGTCATAGAGGAGTACCCCAGAGTGCCGTTGAGGATTGTGGCCCTTGAACCAGCTGGTTCAAGGCGGATCAGCAATGATAACCGTAGGCTTCTCAGTTCAAGCCGAGCTTGCTCAATAGCTACCAAGTACTAACCCTTAAGGATTGCTTATCGGCTCAGGGACTTAAATCCACTGACGCACACTCCAGGGTAAATTTAGGCTTGCTGTCCTTGCTTAACTTTGCTTAATACTTCTTCTAGAGAAGCGGTGAGCTTTTCCATTCGCTCATCCATTTCAGTCATGGTTTCGGATGATGCCGCATCCCGACTGTTGAGTTCGTAAGACATGTTTAACGCAGCAATCGTTAAAAGCTTAACCTCGTTGGTTACTTTAGTCTTTTGCGCCATCTGTTGCAATCGTTCATCAAGATCTTTTGCTGCTTTGATAAGGGTCTCTTCCTGACCAGCAGGACAGTTTACCTGAGTTAATTTACCCAGAATTTCTACTTCAACAGCTTGATTATCCATAATGAAAGCAACTCGTTTGTCTGTGCCTAGAATTTACTTAAAGCGAATTGCTCTAAGTTTCACTAAGCATATCACCATAGGTGGTAATCTTGAGGGAGAAACTATAGAAAAAGCCTCTTTAAGATTCAAGCTTTTCCGAACCTTGACAGGTAAATGCGTGGTCAATCACACAGGAAATGGGCAATTCGTACAAAAGCTATCCACTAAGGTCGTCATGTACGTTTTCGCAATGGAACGGAAGTGGTAGCATAACAGTATAAAGTCTATTATCCGAAGTGACTCACTTAAGTATTGGAACAGTTTGCTGATTCTTAAGGAAGTGTCATTTACATTGCAACGAAATCCGATGAGAGCAGATATGAGCGAAACATCTTTACCAAATTACATTAGTGTGGCCACAGAATTACAACAAGCCGGTTTGGCGGTATCGCCTGCAGAGCTTCATGGCTTACTGGTCGGTATGCTTAGTGGTGGTTTAGGGCTCAAGGATAATAGTTGGCAGCCACTACTGTTTGATTACACCAACGATGGAATGGGCTGGCC
This genomic interval from Vibrio hippocampi contains the following:
- a CDS encoding 5-formyltetrahydrofolate cyclo-ligase, translating into MTQRQSLRQLIRQQRQSLSYDEQQQAAQDLVVQLANLDGIAKAKRVALYLAADGELDVTPAINWFWDNGIETYLPVIHPFSKGHLLFLRYHSETPLVHNRYQIREPKLDKTQICPVAELDIIFTPLVAFDRTGQRLGMGGGYYDRTLQPWRHNNKGPSAIGLAHHCQLVEQLPTEAWDVPLATIVTPQRIWCW
- the zapA gene encoding cell division protein ZapA — protein: MDNQAVEVEILGKLTQVNCPAGQEETLIKAAKDLDERLQQMAQKTKVTNEVKLLTIAALNMSYELNSRDAASSETMTEMDERMEKLTASLEEVLSKVKQGQQA